The nucleotide window CGGCCGGGATGACGATCGCGGAATCGCTGGCGATGTACTGGATCCGCCCCCAGCCGCGGTCGGTCATGCCGGGCAGGTACGCGCGGGTGAGCCGCACCGCGGCCAGGACGTTGACCTCGAAGTAGTGCCGCCAGTCGGCGTCGGTGATGTCCAGTGGCTCCTGGGCGCCGAAGATGCCGAGGTTGTTGACCAGGATGTCGGCGTCCGGCACCTCTTCGACCACCTGGGCCGCGCCGGCCTCCTCGGACACGTCGCCCGGGGCCGGCAGGAAGTCCGCGTCCGGCACCTCCTCGCGCAGCCGCGCGATGGCCTTGTGGACGCCGGTTTCGCTCCGGCCGTTGATCGCGACCCGCGCGCCCGCCGCCGCGAGGCCCGTCGCGATCGCCGCACCGATGCCCTGGGTGGAGCCGGTGACCAGTGCCGTCTTGCCGCTCAGGTCGACCCGCATCGTGAAAACCCTCTCTCGCTCGCGTGCCTCCCCGGGCGATTCAAGCACAGCTCGCCGGAGCCCACCGGCTGGAAAACCCGGTTGCCTCCCCCGCACGAGGGCGCCACGATCTGCGCATGACCACGTATCGAACCCCGCTCCTGCCGACCGTCGCCGCGACCACCGCGCCGGTCCAGCAGCAGCCGTGCCGCCGGTGGGGGTCGATCGTCTCCGCGCCGTGAGCGCCGCGCTGCTCGCCGGCCTGGTCGCGGGCTACGGCATCGCGATCCCGGTCGGCGCCGTCGGGACGTACCTGGTGGCCCTGTCCGCCCGCACGTCGCTGCGAACCGGCCTGTCCGCGGCCATGGGCGTGGCAACGGCCGACGGCGTGTACGCGCTGGTCGCCGTGCTCGGCGGCGCCGCGATCGCGGGCGTCATCGCCCCGTTCGCCACACCACTGCGCTGGCTCTCGGCGGCCGTCCTGATCGTGCTCGCCACCCACGGTGCCGTGCGTGCGGTGCGCTCGCACCGGGCGCCGGCCACCCGCCCGGTGACGCCGCTCGCCCCCGGCCGCGCCTACGTCAGCCTGCTCGGCATCACGCTCGTCAACCCGGCCACGGTCGTGTACTTCACCGCTTTGGTGGTCGGCGACCGCGCCGGCGCGGAGGTCACGGTGCTCGACCAGGCGGTGTTCGTGCTGGCCGCGTTCGCCGCCTCGGCGAGCTGGCAAGCGGCGCTCGCCGGCGGCGGGGCCCTGCTCGGCCGGGTCCTCACCGGGCGCCGCGGCCGGCTCGTGACAGCGCTGGTGTCGAGCGCCGTGATCACCGCACTCGCCGTCCGGCTTGTCCTCCCCTGAGGCGGAAACCGTTGCCCTGTAACGGTTTGTCCGGTTCCCGGGCGCACGCCGGAAGACGTCCGGCCGCCCGGTTCCGGGCTAGCGTCCGAGGGGACGAAGGAGGCGGCCATGGCGATGCCGATGTCGATGTCGGGGTGGGACACCGCGGGCGCGGTGCTGCTGGTGCTCTGGGCGCTGGCCATGTGGACCGCGGTCGGCGTGCTCGCGTACGCCGACCGCGGGCCGGTGCGGCCCTGGGTGTACCGCGGGGCGCTGGGGGTGATCGGCTTCGGCGTGCTCGGCCAGCTCGGGCACGTCCAGGAGCACGTCGCCCAGGTCGGGTACTGGCTCGGCCACCCGAACTCCCCCGCCTGGATGACGCCGTGGGGCACCGGCCTGGCGAACGGCCTGCAGCTGGTCCTGCCCGGCCGGCCGACGTTCGGCATGGAACTGCTGCACCTGACCGGCAACTTCCTCTTCCTGGCCGGTCTGGCGGGCGTCATGGTGATCACCCGCCGGGCCACCGGCACCCGCACCCGCCGCTGGGCGAAGATGGGCGTCTGGATGCAAGGCCTGCACGGGCTGGAGCACCTGGTCCTGACACTGTCGATCGCGTTCGGCGCGCCCCGGGCGATCGGGCTGTCCACGTTCTTCGGGCTCGTGGACCCGGGCCCGGGGCTGACCACCTACCGCGTCTGGTGGCACTTCACCGCGAACGTCCTCGGCTCGGTCGTCTTCGGGCTCGCGCTGTACCACCTGTGGCGCGAACGCCGGGAGATCCGCGCCGGTTTCCTGCTCCGGCCGCTGCCCGCGGTCACCCGGCGGGCGGCGTGAGGCAGGTCAGCGTCGGCACCGCCCAGTCGGCGTGGTCCTGGCCGTTGCCGTCGCCCACGATCAGGTCGAGCACCTGGGCGCCGGTGACGTCGACGTCGACCGGGACCGCCGCCTGGCCGCCGCGGACCACCGGCGTCGTCACCCGCGTGACGCCGTCGACCGCGACGCTGAAGGTCACGCTGCCGCCGGTCCCGGTCTCGCCGTCGACGCCCACCGCGGCCGTCAGCCGGGTGCACGTGCCCGCCAGGTAGAGCTGGACGTCGCTCGCCGCGTGCACGCCGAGGCCCTTGGCGTAGGCCACCCCGCCGATGGTCATCGGCTTGCCGTCGCCCGCGCTCGCTTCGCCGTTGCTGGTGTCGCGTTCGACCGGGCCCCAGCCGTTCGTGGCGGTGAGGAACGGCAGCGAGCTGACGGCCGCCTGCCCCGCGGGCGGTGCCGGGGGAACGGCCCCCACGATCCGTTCCCCGGTCACCGACCCCGGGCGGCCCGCCTGCCGGTAGGCGACCGCGACCTTCAGCGCGGCGGTGTCCACAGTGGAGGGTGGCGTGACGGTCCAGGTGAACGTCGCCGACTTGCCGCCGTCGATCCGCGCGACCGAAGGCGGTGCCGCGGCGCCGACCGTCCACCCGGCCGGCGCGGTGAGCGCCGGCTTGACGTCGAACGCCGGCGGCGCGCCCGCCGGGACCCGCACGGTCGCCGACGCGGTGAACGCCTGGCCGCCCGACGCGGTGTCCGGCGCGGTCAGGGACACCCCGGCCGTCGGTGCCGGCGGCATGGCGTACCGCACGGGGTCGTAGCCGGGCGACGCGTTCGGCCGGACGGTCAGCGGCGAGCGGTAGCTGCCGTAGTTCGTCCAGGCGATCGTGCCGAGGCCGCCGGTGCTGCCGTCGAGGTTCCACACCGCGACGGCGATCGTGTTGCGGCCGTTCGGGTTCAGGACGCCGTTCGGGATCGGGAAGCTGTGCTGCGGCCCGAGGTAGTTGACGTACTGGCCGAGCTGCCAGCCGTTGACGAAGATCAGCGCCCG belongs to Amycolatopsis tolypomycina and includes:
- a CDS encoding SDR family NAD(P)-dependent oxidoreductase, producing the protein MRVDLSGKTALVTGSTQGIGAAIATGLAAAGARVAINGRSETGVHKAIARLREEVPDADFLPAPGDVSEEAGAAQVVEEVPDADILVNNLGIFGAQEPLDITDADWRHYFEVNVLAAVRLTRAYLPGMTDRGWGRIQYIASDSAIVIPAEMIHYGVSKTALLGVSRGFAKHAAGTGVTVNAVIAGPTHTGGVEDFVYELVDKDLPWEEAQREFMKRHRPQSLLQRLIEPEEIAHLVVYLSSPFASATTGAAVRVDGGYVDAILP
- a CDS encoding LysE family transporter; protein product: MSAALLAGLVAGYGIAIPVGAVGTYLVALSARTSLRTGLSAAMGVATADGVYALVAVLGGAAIAGVIAPFATPLRWLSAAVLIVLATHGAVRAVRSHRAPATRPVTPLAPGRAYVSLLGITLVNPATVVYFTALVVGDRAGAEVTVLDQAVFVLAAFAASASWQAALAGGGALLGRVLTGRRGRLVTALVSSAVITALAVRLVLP
- a CDS encoding DUF6008 family protein, which encodes MAMPMSMSGWDTAGAVLLVLWALAMWTAVGVLAYADRGPVRPWVYRGALGVIGFGVLGQLGHVQEHVAQVGYWLGHPNSPAWMTPWGTGLANGLQLVLPGRPTFGMELLHLTGNFLFLAGLAGVMVITRRATGTRTRRWAKMGVWMQGLHGLEHLVLTLSIAFGAPRAIGLSTFFGLVDPGPGLTTYRVWWHFTANVLGSVVFGLALYHLWRERREIRAGFLLRPLPAVTRRAA